Genomic window (Thermofilaceae archaeon):
TTCGCCACTTCAACGGCTTTCGCCACCACTTCCTCCAGCCCCCGCGAACCCTTCAACCTGAGGTAGCCGTAGTAGGTGAGCCACCCAATGATCCCGTCCAGCTCGTCAACGACGCGCTCGAGCTCCCCGCGATCAACGTCAACACCGGCTTCGGCGAAACCGGCTTCCAGGAAGCTGAGGGACTCGTCGCGCGAGAGCTTCCTCGTCCTCACCTCGACGTACGCTCTGCCGTAGATTGGGTTCCCCGCGTCCCCGAGGATCCCGTAAAGCACTCCCATCTCCGAGCCGGTCAGCACGAAGGTCAGGTTCCCGTGGAAGTCGTAGGAGTGAGCGATGGCGCTGTGGAGCGTTACGCCAACGCTACCTCTCGACCTCTGGAACTCGTCGAACACGACCACCACTCTCTCCCCCAGGCGCTCACCCAGCTCGTCGAGGGCGGAGAAGAGCTCCGCTATCAGGGGCCTCTCCCTGGGAGCCCAGGCGATCGAGACTTCGAGGCCTAGGATCGACACGCCCCGCACCCTCGAGAGCAGGCGCTGGAGCAGCTCGGCAGCACCCCTCCACTTTG
Coding sequences:
- a CDS encoding ATP-binding protein, with protein sequence MLFDPRPKTSRRDLFDFERELERLTGLLSEPMVVVSGLRRTGKTSLVLTALNEVEKPYVYVDLREGFASTRELYKLLSRSVSDFLKRSSKWRGAAELLQRLLSRVRGVSILGLEVSIAWAPRERPLIAELFSALDELGERLGERVVVVFDEFQRSRGSVGVTLHSAIAHSYDFHGNLTFVLTGSEMGVLYGILGDAGNPIYGRAYVEVRTRKLSRDESLSFLEAGFAEAGVDVDRGELERVVDELDGIIGWLTYYGYLRLKGSRGLEEVVAKAVEVAKGELESFLATRFSRRYRLILRLLAQGVTEWGSLKRRLEAVEGREVSDRALYEVLQQLKKHSIIDEENRFTDPIVRRAAAEL